A portion of the Cyanobium sp. PCC 7001 genome contains these proteins:
- a CDS encoding DUF4115 domain-containing protein, with amino-acid sequence MEQAPTPNSRPEEPGPSEAESIETLERELDLARTELAEYQALIDELPAIYEAKFRHQVQGLAQDIKRLLDERRALQSQLDGALPSAPPDRPALPPVVLEPVEGGLPPAEEPRSRRPASLRLRRWQRGMGRSWHRVRDGALQRSRALRSSVSPRLRLPLVAVVSAFGVAALVIGVEGLRRQGAAPTTGTAPRTVTPATQQPAPPRRQDQDLTLRSRGTAWLEVQTLEGEVVYFDTLKKGEQQRIPLQEGLKVRAGRPDLLDVAIDDGPYEVLNPIHVLGWRTFMPELEPGVPPSPAPSSPMLPSPGTPTPGTPPQP; translated from the coding sequence ATGGAGCAAGCGCCAACGCCGAACTCACGCCCTGAGGAGCCAGGCCCCTCCGAGGCGGAGTCGATCGAGACGCTGGAGCGGGAACTCGATCTGGCCCGCACCGAGCTGGCCGAGTACCAGGCCCTGATCGACGAACTCCCAGCCATCTACGAAGCGAAGTTTCGCCATCAGGTGCAGGGTCTGGCCCAGGACATCAAACGCCTGCTCGATGAGCGCCGTGCGTTGCAGAGCCAGTTGGACGGGGCGCTGCCCTCGGCGCCCCCAGATCGTCCGGCCCTGCCACCGGTTGTGCTGGAGCCGGTGGAGGGAGGACTGCCCCCAGCGGAGGAGCCGCGATCGCGTCGGCCGGCCTCCCTGAGGCTGCGGCGCTGGCAGCGTGGGATGGGCCGCAGCTGGCACCGCGTGCGTGATGGTGCCCTTCAGCGCAGCCGCGCCCTGCGGTCGTCGGTGTCTCCCCGGCTGCGCCTGCCGCTGGTGGCTGTCGTTTCCGCCTTCGGGGTGGCTGCCCTGGTGATCGGGGTGGAGGGTCTGCGGCGTCAGGGTGCTGCGCCCACCACGGGGACAGCGCCGCGGACGGTGACTCCCGCGACCCAACAACCGGCACCACCACGTCGCCAGGATCAGGACCTCACGCTGCGGTCCAGGGGAACGGCCTGGCTCGAGGTCCAGACCCTGGAGGGAGAGGTGGTTTACTTCGACACCCTGAAGAAGGGCGAGCAGCAACGTATTCCCCTGCAAGAGGGCCTGAAGGTCCGGGCCGGCCGCCCCGACCTGCTGGACGTGGCCATCGATGACGGGCCCTACGAGGTGCTCAACCCGATTCATGTCCTGGGCTGGAGGACGTTCATGCCCGAGCTGGAACCTGGAGTGCCCCCATCACCGGCTCCTTCGTCGCCGATGCTGCCTTCGCCTGGAACCCCTACTCCGGGAACGCCGCCCCAGCCCTGA
- a CDS encoding type II secretion system protein GspD has product MPGVTLSRPVVSADGQNLIIAFPSPVPQASLQVNRVNLTQPGAVPLPSYAPPLQPRAVAPPLGDMAVGTMTLRNPGYVNVSGPSVTMTLKNAPARDALMALAQLGGYGFAYVDEPLAGAAQNAAATNPGTRPLSISFRGESYSRALNTTLLAAGLQGKLEGNMIFAGPNALSKSFGAQVSKVYRLNQVGPNAAADYLANLGASVTKTNTITTSVTQGVSQGEAISSAPNAQTTQASSVTTVEAYGASTGPLIGLRATTDTRLGTITMVGDPAIVTIAEQYLRQLDLRQRQVALNVKLLDVSLENDAAIDNSFAFRFGNNFIVNDNGALLGAFGRNLPPQADAFRRNQPDSIEFSDGQFTTENGPPNQRLTAGGNNSGFARSLSITATRNRSLNRNILSRIENETGSTLERITDPTTGAESFVLTPSQNNLNRVERTVQRILGRNGTVSRTRSSNNGGFSNRLDVASTPGNPGNNYAEDTFYDFVRAQITSGSTKLLASPTLILQENAAELRGAGITGSTDSPGGLDEYSPDSPIGRRRANEGVVRVGTNVVTNYQVTTPEGGGNIVCDPEVSTAGLVLGARIEKIDDNGFVTFALSPSVSAITGQEQAPEGCGSNLNILSVRRLDTGAVRVRDGQTLILTGVISDFDRSVVSKWPILGDIPLIGQFFRSTSNQKEKRELVIMVTPRIINDEQGGAFGYGYQPGTRQVRDFLGTSSF; this is encoded by the coding sequence ATGCCCGGCGTGACGCTGAGCCGGCCCGTGGTGAGCGCCGATGGTCAGAACCTGATCATCGCCTTCCCCTCACCGGTTCCCCAGGCTTCGCTGCAGGTGAACCGGGTGAATCTCACCCAGCCTGGTGCGGTGCCGCTGCCCAGCTATGCCCCGCCGCTTCAGCCCAGGGCTGTGGCCCCGCCGCTGGGGGACATGGCCGTGGGCACGATGACGCTGCGGAATCCCGGCTATGTGAACGTGTCCGGTCCTTCGGTCACGATGACGCTCAAGAATGCGCCGGCCCGTGATGCCCTGATGGCCCTTGCCCAGCTCGGCGGTTACGGCTTCGCCTATGTGGATGAGCCCCTGGCCGGCGCGGCACAGAACGCCGCTGCCACGAATCCTGGAACCCGGCCCCTCTCGATCTCCTTCCGGGGAGAGTCCTACTCCCGAGCCCTCAACACCACCCTGCTGGCGGCCGGTCTGCAGGGCAAGCTGGAGGGCAACATGATCTTCGCCGGCCCCAATGCCCTCTCCAAGAGCTTCGGGGCCCAGGTGTCCAAGGTCTATCGCCTCAACCAGGTGGGGCCGAATGCGGCGGCTGACTATCTGGCCAACCTCGGTGCTTCCGTCACCAAGACCAACACCATCACCACCTCGGTGACCCAGGGCGTGTCCCAGGGAGAAGCCATCTCCTCGGCCCCCAATGCCCAGACCACCCAGGCCAGCAGCGTCACCACCGTGGAGGCCTACGGGGCGTCCACCGGTCCCCTGATCGGCCTGCGTGCCACCACCGACACCCGCTTGGGCACCATCACCATGGTGGGTGATCCGGCCATTGTGACCATCGCCGAGCAATACCTCCGGCAACTGGACCTGCGGCAGCGCCAGGTGGCGCTCAACGTGAAGCTCCTGGATGTGAGCCTCGAGAACGATGCCGCGATCGACAACTCGTTCGCGTTCCGCTTCGGCAATAACTTCATTGTGAATGACAATGGCGCTCTGCTTGGAGCATTTGGGAGAAATCTGCCGCCTCAGGCCGATGCCTTCCGACGTAATCAGCCGGATAGCATCGAGTTCAGCGATGGTCAATTCACCACTGAAAATGGCCCTCCCAATCAGCGACTGACCGCCGGCGGAAATAACAGTGGGTTTGCCCGTTCGCTTTCGATTACTGCAACTCGGAATCGATCTCTCAACCGGAATATTCTCAGCCGGATTGAAAATGAAACGGGCAGTACCCTTGAGCGGATCACAGATCCGACGACTGGCGCAGAAAGCTTCGTTCTGACTCCCTCACAGAACAACCTCAATCGAGTTGAGCGCACGGTTCAACGAATCCTTGGGCGAAATGGTACGGTTTCAAGGACAAGATCAAGCAACAACGGTGGTTTCTCCAACCGTCTTGATGTGGCAAGCACGCCAGGCAATCCAGGCAACAATTACGCCGAAGACACGTTCTACGACTTCGTTCGTGCCCAGATCACGTCTGGCTCGACCAAGTTGTTGGCCAGCCCCACCCTCATCCTCCAGGAGAATGCCGCTGAATTGCGTGGCGCTGGAATCACCGGCAGCACGGACTCCCCTGGCGGACTGGATGAATACAGCCCGGATTCCCCCATCGGTCGGCGCCGTGCCAACGAGGGTGTTGTTCGGGTCGGCACCAACGTGGTGACGAACTATCAGGTCACCACGCCTGAGGGCGGTGGAAACATCGTCTGCGATCCCGAAGTGTCCACGGCCGGCCTGGTGCTCGGCGCCCGGATCGAGAAGATTGACGACAACGGCTTTGTCACGTTCGCGCTCTCTCCAAGTGTCTCCGCCATCACCGGCCAGGAGCAGGCGCCAGAAGGTTGTGGCTCCAACCTGAACATTCTCAGCGTCCGTCGCCTCGACACCGGCGCCGTGCGCGTGCGGGATGGCCAGACGCTGATCCTCACGGGTGTGATTTCCGACTTCGATCGCTCGGTGGTGAGCAAGTGGCCGATCCTCGGCGATATCCCCCTGATCGGTCAGTTCTTCCGCAGCACCTCCAATCAGAAGGAGAAGCGCGAACTCGTGATCATGGTGACACCGCGCATCATCAATGATGAGCAGGGCGGCGCCTTCGGCTACGGCTATCAGCCCGGTACCCGCCAGGTGCGCGATTTCCTGGGCACCAGCAGCTTCTAG
- a CDS encoding PilN domain-containing protein → MITTPFDLLRDKRESLGLPEPAEAQQTTRQTLLKGVAIGSGILGLTLGISALLFLRGLYVRGELDRLATVEAEEQQLQSRLIASNAKLKQVQDANRKLVQGLIGTRSSSALMRDLQLRVPEGVQLTDAQQQEQDMVLKGVANDPQAFVRINALQLDLKRSPLVDSAKGVTLLKASRDRSNANSNLLAPAVAFELRFSFREGLPPASEKLILEQLGAEGLARRLALLQKEGLLP, encoded by the coding sequence ATGATCACAACACCATTCGATCTTCTTCGCGACAAGCGCGAATCTCTGGGCCTGCCCGAACCCGCAGAGGCGCAGCAAACCACCCGTCAGACCCTGCTCAAGGGGGTCGCCATCGGTTCCGGCATCCTCGGCCTGACCCTCGGCATCAGTGCCCTCCTCTTCCTGAGGGGGCTGTATGTGCGGGGTGAACTGGACCGGCTGGCCACGGTGGAGGCCGAGGAGCAGCAACTGCAGAGCAGGCTGATCGCCAGCAACGCCAAGCTCAAGCAGGTGCAGGATGCCAACCGCAAGCTGGTGCAAGGACTGATCGGCACCCGCTCCTCCTCGGCCTTGATGCGCGACCTGCAGCTGCGGGTGCCTGAGGGGGTGCAGCTCACCGATGCCCAGCAGCAGGAGCAGGACATGGTGCTCAAAGGAGTGGCCAACGATCCCCAGGCCTTCGTGCGGATCAACGCGCTCCAGCTCGATCTGAAGCGATCTCCTCTGGTGGATTCCGCCAAGGGCGTCACGCTCCTGAAGGCCTCCCGTGACCGCAGCAATGCCAACAGCAACCTTCTCGCCCCTGCCGTGGCCTTCGAGTTGCGCTTCTCCTTCCGGGAGGGATTGCCGCCGGCCTCCGAGAAGCTGATCCTTGAGCAGCTCGGTGCCGAGGGCCTCGCCCGCCGCCTTGCCCTGCTTCAGAAGGAAGGACTGCTGCCATGA
- a CDS encoding quinone-dependent dihydroorotate dehydrogenase, which produces MGEGAQGGATVGQAGAAASTTGALYQRFVGPLLSQDAGADAEQLSRLTLAALAQASLRRRWPVVSGVLEGLGGELRRPDPRLEQSLFGCRFSNPVGLAAGFDKDGVAAAIWDRFGFGFAELGTITWHSQPGNPRPRLFRLAQERAALNRMGFNNQGAQAARRTLERQRLPPPGQRPAVLGINLGKSKVTALEQAPDDYAASLELLAPLADYAVINVSSPNTPGLRDLQDEVLLRRLVERLRRLPACPPLLVKIAPDLEDDAIDAIARMAYEEGLAGVIAVNTSLDRLGLEQRRLVQTGRTLAEEPGGLSGAPLRARALEVLRRLRATAGPALPLIGVGGIDSAEAAWERIAAGASLVQLYTGWIYAGPALVPAILEGLSRQLDRHRLAHIGQAVGTGLPWR; this is translated from the coding sequence ATGGGGGAGGGCGCACAGGGCGGTGCGACGGTGGGACAGGCAGGGGCAGCAGCCAGCACCACCGGCGCGCTGTATCAGCGCTTCGTCGGCCCGTTGCTCTCCCAGGATGCGGGTGCCGACGCGGAGCAGCTGAGCCGCCTCACCCTGGCGGCCCTCGCCCAGGCCTCCCTGCGCCGTCGCTGGCCCGTGGTGAGTGGGGTGCTCGAGGGCCTCGGGGGCGAGCTGCGCCGTCCCGATCCGCGGCTGGAGCAGAGCCTGTTCGGCTGCCGCTTCAGCAACCCGGTGGGCCTGGCGGCCGGCTTCGACAAGGACGGCGTGGCGGCGGCCATCTGGGATCGCTTCGGCTTCGGCTTTGCGGAGCTCGGCACCATCACCTGGCACTCCCAACCCGGCAATCCCCGCCCCCGCCTGTTCCGGCTGGCCCAGGAGCGGGCCGCGCTCAACCGGATGGGCTTCAACAACCAGGGGGCCCAGGCCGCCCGCCGCACCCTGGAGCGCCAGCGGTTGCCCCCGCCGGGCCAGCGGCCGGCCGTGCTCGGCATCAACCTCGGCAAGTCGAAGGTCACGGCCCTGGAGCAGGCTCCCGACGACTACGCGGCCTCGCTGGAGCTGCTGGCTCCCCTGGCGGACTACGCCGTGATCAACGTGAGTTCTCCCAACACCCCCGGGCTGCGGGATCTGCAGGATGAGGTGCTGCTGCGCCGGTTGGTGGAGCGTCTGCGGCGGTTGCCGGCCTGCCCGCCGCTGCTGGTGAAGATCGCGCCGGACCTGGAGGACGACGCCATCGACGCCATCGCCCGCATGGCCTACGAGGAGGGCCTGGCCGGGGTCATCGCCGTGAACACCAGCCTGGACCGCCTCGGTCTGGAACAACGGCGCCTGGTGCAGACGGGACGCACCCTGGCGGAGGAGCCCGGTGGGTTGAGCGGCGCACCCTTGCGGGCCAGGGCGCTGGAAGTGTTGCGCCGACTGCGGGCCACGGCGGGCCCGGCCCTGCCGCTGATCGGGGTGGGGGGGATCGATTCCGCCGAGGCCGCCTGGGAGCGGATCGCCGCCGGAGCCTCGCTGGTGCAGCTCTACACCGGCTGGATCTACGCCGGCCCGGCTCTGGTGCCGGCCATCCTGGAGGGGCTCAGCCGGCAGCTCGATCGCCATCGACTCGCGCACATCGGTCAGGCCGTGGGCACGGGCCTTCCATGGCGGTGA
- a CDS encoding ribonuclease H, with amino-acid sequence MVAAACDGACSGNPGPGGWGALLRFEDGSVHEMGGAEADTTNNRMELTAALALLEALRDLPRHPDLAIRTDSRYLIDGLGKWIQGWKRKGWRTASGGAVLNRDLWEKLDRARLADVPLRHVRGHSGDPDNERCDTIAVAFSRGRIPPLQEGEVLGMARLEADVPAMAPEAVEPRPGREPTALGDASGEDPAPAALQQLLSRLEWADRVAEQAYGLTLVELAQLVEQPLRNLERRTRPWTWRDWRVEPIGDGRWRLRRGTAGLGDGR; translated from the coding sequence GTGGTGGCGGCGGCCTGTGATGGGGCCTGCAGCGGCAATCCGGGGCCGGGGGGCTGGGGGGCTCTGCTGCGTTTCGAGGATGGGTCGGTTCACGAAATGGGGGGTGCCGAAGCGGACACCACCAACAACCGCATGGAGCTCACCGCCGCCCTGGCGCTGCTGGAGGCCCTGCGCGATCTGCCCCGTCACCCCGACCTGGCCATCCGCACCGACAGCCGTTATCTGATCGATGGCCTGGGCAAGTGGATCCAGGGGTGGAAACGGAAGGGATGGCGCACGGCGTCCGGCGGCGCCGTGCTGAACCGCGATCTCTGGGAGAAGCTGGATCGGGCCCGGCTGGCTGACGTGCCGCTGCGCCACGTGAGGGGGCACAGCGGCGATCCCGACAACGAGCGCTGCGACACCATCGCCGTGGCCTTCTCCCGCGGACGCATTCCTCCCTTGCAGGAGGGTGAGGTGCTCGGGATGGCGCGGCTGGAGGCCGACGTTCCCGCCATGGCCCCAGAGGCGGTGGAGCCCCGGCCCGGGCGCGAGCCGACTGCACTGGGTGATGCGTCTGGTGAGGATCCGGCTCCGGCGGCGTTGCAGCAGCTGCTGAGCCGGCTCGAATGGGCCGATCGGGTGGCTGAGCAGGCCTACGGCCTCACCCTGGTGGAACTGGCCCAGTTGGTGGAGCAGCCCCTGCGCAACCTGGAGCGCCGCACCAGGCCCTGGACGTGGCGCGACTGGCGGGTGGAGCCGATCGGGGACGGCCGCTGGCGGTTGCGGCGCGGGACGGCAGGATTGGGAGATGGCCGCTGA